One Streptomyces sp. V4I8 genomic window carries:
- a CDS encoding SWIM zinc finger family protein: protein MAADELTGTPARPGARPGDEARAALRRAVAARRGGGGGEGAEGEARGSASRGAAEEQGAAAASSSAGVRRASPDTSDISGASDTSGVPDGERAVSSGSAEAGHVSADLSGGGRELPDEDTARDRAAPVGASAADASVAGRDVSDASADHQDEPAAEAGSAPEALDPVSGRSGARPADAAREALRAALGERRRAAQADEADRGAKGTRRSRRPARTTSGGGGSDSLRARDVGALLAGAFRMPSSDSPLGDDLGAPDPAAAPQRNVPTSPASEGRPGSASSTGHSEPPEPPAHPEPAAPQIPRSMAAPGRDGELRRTFPAFAPRPTDDTRFAETWWGNAWVTALEEGALDAKRLARGRGYAQEGHVDAITVTPGLVLAYVRGSRPRPYRVQVRLRTLGDDDWARFLDAVAERPGHIAALLDKVMPQSLAECGVPLLPGPGDLDPYCSCPDRGHPCKHAAALCYQTARLLDADPFVLLLLRGRGERGLLDALSRRNAARAARAAQEQGPAPQAGVRATEALAPDRRLPSLPAPLPVPPHPEQPPVYPAAPGGPDPFALDQLATDAAARAHALLSAGRDPVAELTLWQDAVRLAAARPGSGLTAGTRALYSSLSTAADRTPAELARAVAAWRQGGLEGLAVLEEPWDPPAGRFDRARPLLLAADLPAFRPWRNRLTHPRGHVQLRLGRDGLWYPYESEPGHDDWWPRGTPDLDPVGALTGLGASPEG from the coding sequence TTGGCAGCGGACGAGCTGACCGGCACGCCCGCCCGTCCCGGAGCCCGGCCGGGCGATGAGGCCCGTGCAGCGCTGCGGCGTGCGGTCGCCGCCAGGCGGGGCGGAGGCGGGGGCGAGGGCGCCGAGGGCGAGGCGAGGGGATCCGCGTCGCGCGGTGCTGCTGAGGAGCAGGGGGCGGCCGCTGCGAGTTCTTCTGCCGGGGTACGGCGTGCGTCGCCGGATACCTCGGACATCTCAGGTGCGTCGGACACCTCGGGCGTTCCTGACGGTGAGCGGGCCGTGTCGTCGGGTTCCGCCGAGGCGGGGCACGTCTCGGCCGACCTTTCCGGCGGCGGCCGGGAGCTGCCTGACGAGGACACCGCCCGGGATCGGGCAGCGCCGGTCGGTGCTTCCGCCGCGGACGCCTCCGTCGCCGGTCGGGATGTGTCGGACGCCTCCGCCGACCACCAGGACGAGCCGGCTGCAGAAGCGGGATCCGCCCCGGAGGCGCTCGACCCCGTCTCCGGCCGGTCAGGGGCACGTCCCGCCGATGCCGCCCGGGAAGCGCTGCGCGCCGCCTTGGGGGAGAGGCGTCGGGCGGCCCAGGCGGATGAGGCCGACCGGGGAGCCAAGGGCACGCGACGGTCTCGGCGACCGGCGCGGACCACTTCCGGGGGCGGCGGTTCCGACAGCCTTCGGGCGCGTGACGTAGGGGCGTTGCTCGCCGGTGCCTTCCGGATGCCGTCCTCGGACTCGCCCCTCGGCGATGACTTGGGCGCGCCCGATCCGGCTGCCGCACCACAGCGGAACGTACCCACGAGCCCCGCATCGGAGGGGCGCCCCGGCAGCGCTTCCTCCACCGGGCACTCCGAGCCTCCCGAGCCCCCCGCGCACCCCGAGCCCGCGGCACCCCAGATCCCCCGCTCCATGGCCGCCCCGGGCCGGGACGGTGAACTCCGCCGTACTTTCCCCGCCTTCGCGCCCCGCCCGACGGACGACACCCGCTTCGCCGAGACCTGGTGGGGCAACGCCTGGGTGACCGCCCTGGAGGAGGGCGCGCTCGATGCCAAGCGGCTCGCCCGCGGACGCGGTTACGCGCAGGAGGGGCACGTAGATGCCATCACCGTGACGCCGGGGCTTGTGCTGGCGTATGTGCGGGGGAGCCGGCCGCGGCCGTATCGCGTGCAGGTGCGGCTGCGGACGCTGGGCGACGACGACTGGGCGCGCTTCCTGGATGCCGTGGCCGAGCGGCCGGGGCACATCGCGGCGCTGCTGGACAAGGTGATGCCGCAGTCCCTCGCGGAGTGCGGGGTGCCCTTGTTGCCCGGCCCCGGCGACCTCGATCCCTATTGCAGCTGCCCCGACCGCGGCCACCCCTGCAAGCACGCCGCCGCCCTCTGCTACCAGACAGCACGTCTGCTGGACGCCGACCCCTTCGTACTGCTCCTGTTGCGCGGCCGGGGCGAACGCGGGCTGCTCGACGCCCTGTCCCGCCGCAACGCCGCACGCGCGGCCCGCGCCGCGCAGGAACAGGGACCGGCGCCCCAGGCAGGCGTACGGGCCACCGAAGCACTGGCCCCTGACCGCCGACTGCCTTCCCTCCCCGCCCCGTTGCCCGTGCCTCCGCATCCCGAGCAGCCGCCCGTCTACCCGGCGGCACCGGGCGGCCCGGACCCCTTCGCGCTGGACCAGCTGGCGACCGACGCGGCCGCCCGCGCGCACGCCCTCCTCAGCGCCGGCCGTGACCCGGTGGCCGAACTGACCTTGTGGCAGGACGCGGTCCGGCTCGCCGCCGCCCGGCCCGGTTCCGGCCTCACCGCAGGCACCCGCGCCCTGTACTCCTCCCTCTCCACCGCCGCCGACCGCACCCCGGCCGAGCTGGCCCGCGCCGTCGCCGCCTGGCGCCAGGGCGGTCTCGAAGGGCTCGCCGTGCTCGAAGAGCCCTGGGACCCGCCGGCCGGCCGCTTCGACCGGGCCCGCCCGCTCCTGCTCGCCGCCGACCTCCCCGCCTTCCGTCCGTGGCGCAATCGGCTCACCCACCCCCGTGGCCATGTCCAACTCCGTCTCGGCCGCGACGGCCTCTGGTACCCGTACGAATCGGAACCGGGCCACGACGACTGGTGGCCCCGCGGCACCCCCGACCTCGACCCGGTCGGCGCCCTCACCGGCCTCGGCGCCTCACCGGAGGGCTGA
- a CDS encoding DEAD/DEAH box helicase produces MSDSVAHSSGAAVAEQARGAVPVRLAAVFLPASLPREGRMAFWDPEGGPLPAEDTELTVVRRHGAGVRRRTTPALSLPLDEALPLLVRARRDPAAHPATACWGAAALHALRLTARGRLLPGLTPTGHDAWRAGPLDPDDIAHLRAVAAALPHEGHAVPLPGPGPLRLPQPEALMRSFLDAVADTLPRTPAAPHASGKPFAAREAQRLPDAHDWAAEVAAGMDAGVRISLRLDLSAYDLFDDDGAGVRSAGAAIVQVHSLADPTLVADAAALWSGQADAAFGPRARVDAALAVRRAARVWGPLDRLSEQEVPDVLALSEEELGDLLGVAATRLAAAGVAVHWPRDLAQDLSAAAVVRPAPGSATDGTGFFESEELLQFRWQLAIGGDPLSETEMDALAEAHRPVVRLRDRWVLVNPALVRKARKRELGLLDPVDALSVALTGSADVDGEAVEAVPVGALAALRDRLTAGVRPAEPPPGLRATLRDYQLRGLAWLDLMTSLGLGGCLADDMGLGKTITVIALHLKRARTAPTLVVCPASLLGNWQREITRFAPGVPVRRFHGPDRTLEDMDGGFVLTTYGTMRSTAPTLAAHTWGMVVADEAQHVKNPYSATAKALRTIPTPARVALTGTPVENNLSELWALLDWTTPGLLGPLKSFRARHARAVENGEDEEAVGRLARLVRPFLLRRKKSDPGIVPELPPKTETDHPVPLSREQAALYEAVVRESLYAIETAEGMARRGMVLKLLTSLKQICDHPALYLKEETAAATERLAARSGKLALLDELLDTLLAEDGSALVFTQYVGMARLITSHLAGRAVPVDLLHGGTPVPDRERMVDRFQSGATPVLVLSLKAAGTGLNLTRAGHVVHFDRWWNPAVEEQATDRAYRIGQTQPVQVHRLITEGTVEDRIAEMLESKRALADAILGSGESALTELTNRELADLVSLRRES; encoded by the coding sequence ATGAGCGACAGCGTCGCGCACAGCAGTGGCGCCGCGGTGGCCGAGCAGGCGAGGGGGGCCGTCCCGGTCCGGCTCGCGGCCGTCTTCCTGCCTGCCTCCCTTCCGCGCGAGGGGCGGATGGCCTTCTGGGACCCGGAGGGCGGCCCGCTGCCCGCCGAGGACACCGAGCTCACTGTCGTACGACGCCATGGAGCAGGCGTCCGCCGCCGGACCACCCCCGCGCTGTCGTTGCCGCTCGACGAGGCACTGCCGCTGCTCGTGCGGGCCCGGCGGGACCCGGCCGCCCACCCCGCCACCGCCTGCTGGGGCGCGGCCGCACTGCACGCGCTCCGCCTCACCGCCCGCGGCCGGCTGCTGCCCGGCCTGACGCCGACCGGCCACGACGCCTGGCGGGCCGGCCCGCTCGACCCCGACGACATCGCCCACCTGCGAGCCGTCGCCGCCGCCCTGCCCCACGAAGGCCACGCGGTCCCCCTGCCCGGCCCGGGCCCGCTGCGGCTGCCCCAGCCCGAGGCGCTGATGCGGTCCTTCCTTGACGCGGTCGCGGACACCCTGCCCCGCACCCCCGCCGCGCCGCACGCCTCCGGGAAGCCCTTCGCCGCGCGCGAGGCGCAGCGCCTGCCCGACGCCCACGACTGGGCGGCCGAGGTCGCCGCCGGCATGGACGCGGGCGTACGGATCTCGCTCCGCCTCGACCTGTCGGCGTACGACCTCTTCGACGACGACGGCGCCGGCGTACGCAGCGCGGGCGCGGCGATCGTCCAGGTGCACAGCCTCGCCGACCCCACCCTGGTGGCCGACGCGGCCGCCCTGTGGTCGGGCCAGGCGGACGCGGCCTTCGGGCCACGCGCGCGGGTGGACGCGGCGCTGGCGGTGCGGCGCGCGGCGCGCGTGTGGGGGCCGCTCGACCGGCTCTCCGAGCAGGAGGTGCCCGACGTACTGGCGCTGTCCGAAGAGGAGTTGGGCGACCTGCTGGGCGTGGCGGCGACCCGGCTCGCGGCCGCCGGAGTGGCGGTGCACTGGCCCCGGGACCTGGCGCAGGACCTGAGCGCGGCCGCGGTCGTACGGCCCGCGCCGGGCTCGGCGACCGACGGCACCGGCTTCTTCGAGAGCGAGGAACTGCTCCAGTTCCGCTGGCAGTTGGCGATCGGCGGCGATCCGCTCTCCGAGACCGAGATGGACGCCCTCGCCGAGGCGCACCGCCCGGTCGTCCGGCTGCGGGACCGCTGGGTGCTGGTCAACCCGGCCCTCGTCCGCAAGGCCCGCAAGCGGGAACTGGGCCTGCTCGACCCGGTCGACGCGCTGTCCGTCGCCCTCACCGGCAGCGCCGACGTCGACGGCGAGGCCGTCGAGGCGGTACCGGTCGGCGCCCTGGCGGCCCTGCGCGACCGGCTGACGGCCGGGGTGCGCCCGGCCGAGCCGCCGCCGGGACTGCGGGCGACCTTGCGGGACTACCAACTCCGGGGCCTGGCTTGGCTGGACCTCATGACGTCCCTGGGGCTCGGCGGTTGCCTCGCCGACGACATGGGCCTCGGCAAGACGATCACGGTCATCGCCCTGCACCTGAAGCGCGCAAGGACGGCCCCGACCCTCGTGGTCTGCCCGGCGTCCCTGCTGGGCAACTGGCAGCGGGAGATCACCCGTTTCGCGCCGGGCGTCCCCGTCCGCCGCTTCCACGGCCCGGACCGCACCCTGGAGGACATGGACGGCGGCTTCGTCCTGACCACGTACGGCACGATGCGGTCGACGGCACCGACGCTGGCGGCGCACACCTGGGGCATGGTCGTCGCCGACGAGGCACAGCACGTCAAGAACCCGTACTCGGCGACGGCGAAGGCCCTGCGCACCATCCCGACACCCGCGCGCGTGGCCCTGACCGGCACACCGGTCGAGAACAACCTCTCCGAACTCTGGGCGCTGCTCGACTGGACGACACCGGGCCTGCTCGGCCCGCTCAAGTCCTTCCGCGCCCGGCACGCACGCGCGGTGGAGAACGGCGAGGACGAGGAGGCGGTCGGCCGACTGGCCCGTCTGGTGCGCCCCTTCCTCCTGCGCCGCAAGAAGTCCGACCCGGGCATCGTCCCGGAACTGCCCCCCAAGACGGAGACCGACCACCCGGTCCCCCTCTCCCGTGAACAGGCCGCGCTGTACGAGGCGGTGGTGCGGGAGTCGCTGTACGCCATCGAGACGGCGGAGGGCATGGCGCGCCGCGGCATGGTCCTGAAGCTCCTCACCTCCCTGAAGCAGATCTGCGACCACCCGGCGCTGTACCTGAAGGAGGAGACAGCGGCGGCGACCGAGCGACTGGCCGCCCGCTCCGGCAAGCTGGCGCTGCTGGACGAACTGCTGGACACCCTGCTGGCCGAGGACGGCTCGGCGCTGGTCTTCACGCAGTACGTGGGGATGGCCCGCCTGATCACCTCCCACCTCGCGGGGCGGGCGGTCCCGGTGGATCTGCTCCACGGCGGTACGCCGGTCCCGGACCGCGAACGCATGGTGGACCGCTTCCAGAGCGGTGCGACCCCGGTCCTGGTCCTCTCCCTCAAGGCTGCGGGCACTGGCCTGAACCTGACCCGCGCGGGCCATGTCGTCCACTTCGACCGATGGTGGAACCCGGCCGTCGAGGAACAGGCCACCGACCGCGCCTACCGCATCGGCCAGACCCAGCCCGTCCAGGTCCACCGCCTCATCACCGAAGGCACGGTCGAGGACCGCATCGCGGAGATGCTCGAGTCCAAGCGGGCCCTGGCCGACGCGATCCTCGGCTCCGGCGAATCGGCCCTCACGGAGTTGACGAACCGTGAGCTGGCCGACCTCGTGTCGCTGCGGAGGGAGTCATGA